In Streptomyces sp. NBC_00414, a single window of DNA contains:
- a CDS encoding GNAT family N-acetyltransferase — MPSERTEVQVRPGVETDLDTLTDIYNHYVRETPITFDTVVFTAEERRPWLLSHPEDGPHRLMVAVDADSQRILGYATSSAFRPKPAYGTSVEVTVYLAPGAGGRGVGTLLYKALFEALSGEDLHRAYAGIAQPNEASARLHERFGFRHVGTYREVGRKFGRYWDVAWYEKDL, encoded by the coding sequence GTGCCATCGGAACGTACAGAGGTCCAGGTCAGACCCGGAGTCGAAACGGACCTCGACACCCTCACGGACATCTACAACCACTACGTACGTGAGACGCCGATCACCTTCGACACGGTGGTCTTCACTGCGGAGGAGCGCCGCCCTTGGCTGCTCTCTCACCCTGAAGACGGCCCGCATCGGCTGATGGTTGCCGTGGACGCGGACTCACAGCGGATTCTGGGGTACGCCACATCGAGCGCGTTCCGGCCGAAGCCCGCGTACGGGACGTCCGTGGAGGTGACGGTCTACCTCGCGCCCGGCGCGGGCGGCCGGGGCGTCGGCACGCTCCTCTACAAGGCCCTGTTCGAGGCGCTCTCGGGCGAGGACCTGCACCGGGCGTACGCGGGGATCGCGCAGCCCAACGAGGCGTCCGCGCGGCTGCACGAGCGGTTCGGCTTCCGGCACGTCGGTACGTACCGGGAGGTGGGCCGGAAGTTCGGGCGGTACTGGGACGTGGCGTGGTACGAGAAGGATCTCTGA
- a CDS encoding TetR/AcrR family transcriptional regulator, translating to METATVAQRKVPRPRADALRNRERIVAAAREMFVEFGAEVPLDEIARRAGIGNATLYRNFPDRAALQREVVCSVMDRVSEQVEQMLAETGDAFEALSRFVHASADERIGALCPMLSATFDANHPDLVASRVRVEELIETLMERARLAGQLRSDVAVGDLMVALTQLTRPLPGTACPNMDRFVHRHLQLFLDGLRAPARSELPGAAATMEDLRRA from the coding sequence GTGGAGACCGCAACCGTCGCCCAGCGCAAGGTGCCCCGCCCGCGGGCCGATGCTCTGCGCAACCGGGAGCGGATCGTCGCCGCCGCACGAGAGATGTTCGTCGAGTTCGGTGCCGAGGTGCCGCTCGACGAGATCGCCCGACGGGCGGGTATCGGCAACGCCACGCTGTACCGCAACTTCCCGGACCGGGCGGCCCTCCAGCGTGAGGTCGTCTGCTCGGTCATGGACCGCGTCTCGGAGCAGGTCGAGCAGATGCTCGCCGAGACGGGCGACGCCTTCGAGGCACTCTCACGGTTCGTCCACGCGTCGGCCGACGAGCGGATCGGCGCCCTGTGCCCGATGCTCTCCGCGACCTTCGACGCGAACCACCCCGACCTGGTCGCCTCGCGCGTTCGGGTCGAGGAGCTGATCGAGACGCTCATGGAACGCGCCCGCCTGGCGGGCCAGCTCCGCTCCGACGTCGCCGTCGGGGACCTCATGGTCGCCCTCACCCAGCTCACCCGGCCCCTGCCGGGCACCGCATGCCCGAACATGGACCGCTTCGTACACCGCCACCTGCAGCTGTTCCTGGACGGACTACGGGCACCCGCCCGCTCCGAACTGCCCGGCGCGGCCGCGACCATGGAGGACCTACGACGAGCCTGA
- a CDS encoding dioxygenase family protein, with the protein MSAATEERPAVERMPALYLSHGAPPLADDPVWPGQLAAWSADLPRPKAILMVSAHWEEAPLALGATASVPLVYDFWGFPEHYYKVRYDAPGAPALAESVRKLLRAPGTPVQDIPDRGLDHGAYVPLVEMFPTADIPVLQISMPTLDPVRLMEIGRKLAPLRDEGVLIVGSGFFTHNLAALRQGGIPGWSAEFDAWGHQALDSGDVDGLLDFLHKSPAGQLAHPRTEHFAPLFVTMGAADASGDLETQRSVIDGFWLGLAKRSVQFG; encoded by the coding sequence ATGTCCGCAGCCACCGAGGAACGCCCCGCCGTGGAGCGCATGCCCGCCCTCTACCTCTCGCACGGCGCCCCGCCCCTGGCCGACGACCCGGTCTGGCCCGGCCAGCTCGCCGCCTGGTCCGCCGACCTCCCGCGCCCCAAGGCGATCCTCATGGTCTCCGCGCACTGGGAGGAGGCCCCGCTCGCCCTCGGCGCGACGGCGTCCGTCCCGCTGGTCTACGACTTCTGGGGCTTCCCCGAGCACTACTACAAGGTGCGGTACGACGCCCCGGGCGCCCCCGCCCTCGCCGAGTCCGTCCGCAAGCTGCTGCGCGCCCCCGGCACGCCGGTCCAGGACATCCCGGACCGCGGCCTGGACCACGGCGCGTACGTCCCGCTCGTCGAGATGTTCCCCACGGCCGACATCCCGGTCCTGCAGATCTCCATGCCCACGCTCGACCCCGTCCGCCTCATGGAGATCGGCCGCAAACTGGCCCCCCTGCGCGACGAGGGCGTCCTGATCGTCGGCTCCGGCTTCTTCACCCACAACCTCGCCGCGCTCCGCCAGGGCGGCATCCCCGGCTGGTCGGCGGAGTTCGACGCGTGGGGCCACCAGGCGCTCGACTCGGGTGACGTGGACGGTCTCCTCGACTTCCTCCACAAGTCCCCGGCCGGGCAGCTGGCCCACCCGCGCACGGAGCACTTCGCCCCGCTGTTCGTGACCATGGGCGCGGCGGACGCCTCCGGCGATCTGGAAACCCAGCGGTCCGTGATCGACGGCTTCTGGCTGGGACTGGCCAAGCGGTCGGTGCAGTTCGGCTGA
- a CDS encoding IS5 family transposase (programmed frameshift) has translation MVERLVPDELWELFQRVVPDAPSRPQGGGRRRHGDREVLAAIVFVATSGCTWQQVPTASFGPSGATAHRRFTEWTKARVWAKLHRLVLDELGSRGELDWSRCAIDSVNMRALKGELTGPNPVDRGKYGSKIHLITERTGLPLSIGISGANTHDSQALIPLVKGIPPIRSRRGPRRRRPHKLHADKGYDYNHLRRWLSSRGIRHRIARRGIESSARLGCHRWTVERTMSWLAGCRRLHRRYERKADHFLAFTSIACTLICYRRLTK, from the exons ATCGTTGAGCGGCTGGTGCCGGACGAGTTGTGGGAGCTGTTCCAACGGGTGGTGCCCGACGCACCGTCGCGGCCCCAGGGCGGTGGCCGGCGTCGGCACGGCGACCGTGAAGTGCTGGCCGCGATCGTCTTCGTGGCGACCTCGGGCTGCACGTGGCAGCAGGTGCCGACCGCGTCGTTCGGCCCGTCCGGCGCGACGGCCCATCGGCGCTTCACCGAGTGGACGAAGGCCCGGGTGTGGGCCAAACTCCACCGCCTGGTCCTCGACGAGCTCGGATCCCGTGGCGAGCTGGACTGGTCCCGGTGCGCGATCGACTCGGTCAACATGCGGGCCCTG AAAGGGGAACTGACAGGCCCGAATCCTGTAGACCGGGGCAAGTACGGGTCAAAGATCCACTTGATCACAGAGCGGACCGGACTGCCCCTGTCCATCGGCATCTCGGGCGCCAACACGCATGACAGCCAGGCACTGATCCCACTGGTGAAAGGCATACCGCCGATCCGCTCCCGCCGGGGACCCCGGCGACGCAGACCCCACAAACTCCACGCCGACAAGGGCTACGACTACAACCACCTGCGACGATGGTTATCCAGCCGAGGAATCCGGCACCGCATCGCCCGCAGGGGCATCGAGTCCTCGGCCCGCCTGGGCTGCCACCGCTGGACCGTGGAGCGCACGATGTCCTGGCTCGCCGGATGCCGACGCCTGCACCGTCGCTACGAACGCAAAGCCGACCACTTCCTCGCCTTCACCAGCATCGCCTGCACCTTGATTTGCTACCGCAGACTCACCAAATGA
- a CDS encoding sigma-70 family RNA polymerase sigma factor translates to MATRAVARRKSASGETDAARSVRVVGGEIADRDLVGMYLDEIARTPLLDAAKEVELSQTIEAGVFARQLLDGEATDTKVKASREELEALVAEAERAKEVFIKSNLRLVVAVARRYPRSGLPLLDLIQEGNAGLVRAVEKFDYRKGFKFSTYATWWIRQAITRSIADQSRTIRLPVHLVEELGRIRRVQREFNREHGRDPEPAEIAAELDTKPERVVDVLDWARDPVSLNMAVDDEGDTQFGDLLEDTSAVSPEQSVLTLLRSEELDDLIGRLDQRTASIIKMRYGIDDGRERTLTEVGKEHGLTRERIRQIEKHALMELKKLARSTGFDAAA, encoded by the coding sequence ATGGCAACCCGTGCCGTCGCCCGTCGTAAGTCCGCCTCCGGCGAGACCGACGCGGCACGCAGTGTTCGCGTCGTAGGCGGCGAGATCGCCGACCGCGACCTGGTCGGCATGTATCTCGACGAGATAGCGCGCACACCGCTGCTCGACGCCGCCAAGGAGGTCGAGCTGTCCCAGACCATCGAAGCCGGCGTCTTCGCGCGGCAGCTTCTCGACGGTGAGGCCACCGACACAAAGGTGAAGGCCTCCCGCGAGGAGCTCGAAGCGCTGGTCGCCGAGGCCGAGCGGGCCAAGGAAGTCTTCATCAAGTCGAACCTCCGCCTGGTCGTCGCGGTGGCCCGTCGCTACCCCCGCAGCGGTCTCCCGCTGCTGGACCTGATCCAGGAGGGGAACGCGGGCCTGGTCCGCGCGGTCGAGAAGTTCGACTACCGCAAGGGCTTCAAGTTCTCGACGTACGCGACCTGGTGGATCCGGCAGGCCATCACCCGGTCCATCGCCGACCAGTCGCGCACCATCCGGCTCCCCGTCCACCTGGTGGAGGAGCTGGGCAGGATCCGCCGTGTGCAGCGCGAGTTCAACCGCGAGCACGGCCGCGATCCGGAGCCCGCGGAGATCGCCGCGGAGCTGGACACGAAGCCGGAGCGCGTCGTCGACGTACTCGACTGGGCCCGCGACCCGGTCTCGCTGAACATGGCGGTGGACGACGAGGGCGACACCCAGTTCGGTGACCTGCTTGAGGACACCTCGGCCGTGTCGCCGGAGCAGTCCGTGCTCACGCTGCTGCGCAGTGAGGAGCTGGACGACCTCATAGGCCGCCTCGACCAGCGCACCGCCTCGATCATCAAGATGCGGTACGGGATCGACGACGGCCGCGAGCGCACGCTGACCGAGGTCGGCAAGGAGCACGGCCTGACCCGCGAGCGCATCCGCCAGATCGAGAAGCACGCGCTGATGGAGCTGAAGAAGCTGGCCCGGTCCACGGGGTTCGACGCCGCGGCGTAG
- a CDS encoding helix-turn-helix transcriptional regulator gives MSTDTPARLLQLLSLLQTPREWPGGELSERLGVSRRTVRRDVDRLRELGYPVQATKGADGGYRLVAGKAMPPLVLDDEEAVAIAVGLRAGAGHAVEGVDEASVRALAKLEQVLPSRLRHRVSTLQAATTPLTAGDGASIAPETLTVMASTIAGRERLRFAYRAGDGAESRRLTEPYRLVSTGRRWYLVAYDLDREDWRTFRVDRVSDPFATGARFTPRELPTGDAAEYLRQSMYRRQETYEFDVTFAAPAQFIAARLPAWLGAPEPIDDMRCRLRASAGDAVEWLAVRLAMVDCEFTVHGPTELVACVRDLGGRLSRAVGN, from the coding sequence ATGAGTACGGACACCCCGGCTCGGCTGCTTCAGTTGTTGTCTCTTCTTCAGACTCCTCGGGAGTGGCCCGGTGGGGAGCTTTCGGAGCGGCTCGGGGTGTCGCGGCGGACCGTGCGGCGGGATGTCGACCGGCTGCGGGAGCTGGGCTATCCGGTGCAGGCGACGAAGGGCGCGGACGGCGGCTACCGGCTGGTCGCGGGGAAGGCCATGCCGCCGCTGGTCCTGGACGACGAGGAGGCGGTGGCGATCGCGGTGGGTCTGCGGGCCGGTGCGGGGCACGCCGTCGAGGGCGTCGACGAGGCCTCGGTCCGGGCACTGGCCAAGCTCGAACAGGTCCTGCCGAGCCGCCTGCGCCACCGGGTCTCCACCCTTCAGGCCGCCACCACTCCCCTGACGGCGGGTGACGGCGCAAGCATCGCGCCCGAGACGCTGACCGTGATGGCCTCGACGATCGCGGGGCGCGAACGGCTGCGGTTCGCGTACCGCGCGGGGGACGGGGCGGAGAGCCGGCGCCTGACCGAGCCGTACCGGCTGGTGTCGACCGGCCGCCGCTGGTATCTCGTCGCGTACGACCTCGACCGCGAGGACTGGCGCACCTTCCGCGTCGACCGGGTGTCCGACCCCTTCGCGACCGGGGCCCGCTTCACCCCGCGCGAGCTGCCGACGGGGGACGCGGCCGAATATCTGCGGCAGTCGATGTACCGACGGCAGGAGACGTACGAGTTCGACGTGACGTTCGCCGCGCCCGCGCAGTTCATCGCTGCGCGGCTGCCCGCCTGGCTGGGGGCACCCGAGCCGATCGACGACATGCGGTGCCGGCTGCGGGCCTCGGCCGGTGACGCGGTGGAGTGGCTGGCGGTGCGGCTCGCGATGGTGGACTGCGAGTTCACCGTGCACGGGCCGACGGAACTCGTGGCCTGTGTGCGGGACTTGGGAGGCAGGCTGAGCCGGGCCGTCGGGAACTAG
- a CDS encoding MFS transporter, with amino-acid sequence MSETVQANAAKAPAPDSNRWKALVFIALAQLMVVLDATIVNIALPSAQQDLGISDGNRQWVITAYALAFGGLLLFGGRIADLWGRKRTFVAGLIGFAGASALGGAATNEALLLGSRALQGAFGALLAPAALSLLAVMFTDSKERAKAFGIYGAIAGGGGAVGLILGGFLTEYLNWRWTFFVNIPFAIIAAAGAYFVIREPVGSRNRSPLDIPGVVLSTLGLVSLVYGFTRAESEGWSDSTTIGLFIASALLLAAFVFVESKVKAPLLPLRVITERNRGGIYLSLGLAIIAMFGLFLFLTYYLQIVKGYTPVKTGFAFLPMIAGMITGSTQIGARLMNRLPARLLMGPGFLVAALGMLLLTRLEIGSSYAGVLLPGMLLLGLGMGTAFMPAMSLATLGVEPRDSGVASAMVNTSQQVGGAIGTALLNTIAASATTAYVKDHIGGATTQSQQQLVQLQAQVHGYTNAIWFAVGILVLAAVIVFTFVNAGSVDMNSSSDAVDGAEDDLKVPVIAH; translated from the coding sequence ATGTCTGAAACAGTCCAGGCCAACGCCGCCAAGGCGCCGGCTCCCGATTCCAACCGCTGGAAAGCGCTGGTCTTCATCGCGCTCGCCCAGCTGATGGTCGTGCTCGACGCGACCATCGTGAACATCGCCCTTCCCTCGGCCCAGCAGGACCTGGGGATCTCCGACGGCAACCGGCAGTGGGTCATCACGGCCTACGCGCTCGCCTTCGGTGGACTGCTCCTGTTCGGCGGCCGCATAGCCGACCTGTGGGGCCGCAAGCGCACCTTCGTCGCCGGTCTGATCGGCTTCGCCGGCGCGTCCGCCCTGGGTGGTGCCGCGACCAACGAGGCACTGCTGCTCGGCTCCCGCGCCCTGCAGGGTGCCTTCGGCGCGCTGCTCGCGCCCGCCGCGCTGTCGCTGCTCGCGGTGATGTTCACCGACTCCAAGGAGCGCGCCAAGGCGTTCGGCATCTACGGGGCGATCGCCGGTGGCGGTGGCGCCGTCGGCCTGATCCTCGGCGGTTTCCTCACCGAGTACCTGAACTGGCGCTGGACCTTCTTCGTCAACATCCCGTTCGCGATCATCGCCGCGGCCGGCGCGTACTTCGTCATCCGTGAGCCGGTCGGCAGCCGCAACCGCTCGCCGCTCGACATCCCGGGTGTCGTCCTGTCCACCCTCGGTCTGGTCTCCCTCGTCTACGGCTTCACGCGTGCCGAGTCCGAGGGCTGGAGCGACTCCACCACGATCGGCCTGTTCATCGCGTCGGCGCTGCTCCTGGCCGCCTTCGTCTTCGTCGAGTCCAAGGTCAAGGCCCCGCTGCTGCCCCTGCGCGTCATCACCGAGCGCAACCGTGGCGGTATCTACCTCTCGCTCGGCCTCGCGATCATCGCGATGTTCGGTCTGTTCCTCTTCCTGACGTACTACCTGCAGATCGTGAAGGGCTACACGCCGGTCAAGACCGGTTTCGCCTTCCTGCCGATGATCGCGGGCATGATCACGGGCTCCACGCAGATCGGCGCCCGGCTGATGAACCGCCTTCCGGCGCGGCTGCTGATGGGCCCCGGCTTCCTGGTCGCGGCGCTCGGCATGCTGCTGCTGACCCGGCTGGAGATCGGTTCCTCGTACGCCGGCGTGCTCCTGCCCGGCATGCTCCTGCTCGGCCTCGGTATGGGTACGGCGTTCATGCCGGCCATGTCGCTGGCCACGCTGGGTGTCGAGCCGCGTGACTCCGGTGTCGCCTCCGCGATGGTCAACACCTCGCAGCAGGTGGGCGGTGCGATCGGTACGGCTCTGCTGAACACGATCGCCGCCTCGGCCACCACCGCGTACGTGAAGGACCACATCGGTGGCGCCACCACCCAGTCCCAGCAGCAGCTCGTCCAGCTGCAGGCCCAGGTGCACGGCTACACGAACGCGATCTGGTTCGCCGTCGGCATCCTCGTCCTGGCCGCGGTGATCGTCTTCACCTTCGTCAACGCGGGGAGTGTGGACATGAACTCGTCCTCCGACGCCGTCGACGGGGCCGAGGACGACCTGAAGGTCCCGGTCATCGCCCACTAG
- a CDS encoding DeoR/GlpR family DNA-binding transcription regulator: MYAPERQQEILRLARDGGRVDVVSLAEEFQVTAETIRRDLKALDRAGLLRRVHGGAIPAGRLDFEPDLAERETTSADEKDRIAKAALAELPDEGTMILDAGTTVARLAGALPLETSLTVVTHSLPIAARLADHPGIQLHLIGGRVRHRTRAAVDAWALRAYGEIRADVVFLAANGFSAEHGLTTPDLAEAAVKRAALAAARRVVLLADSAKHGQEHFARFGDLGEVDLLITDSGLSPEDATAIERGGTEVLCV; encoded by the coding sequence ATGTACGCACCTGAGCGGCAGCAGGAGATTCTCCGGCTCGCGCGTGACGGTGGACGTGTGGACGTGGTGTCGCTGGCGGAGGAGTTCCAGGTCACGGCCGAGACCATCCGGCGCGATCTGAAGGCCCTCGACCGGGCGGGACTGCTGCGCCGGGTCCACGGTGGCGCCATACCGGCCGGGCGGCTCGACTTCGAGCCCGACCTCGCCGAGCGCGAGACCACCTCCGCGGACGAGAAGGACCGCATCGCCAAGGCGGCCCTCGCCGAACTGCCCGACGAGGGCACGATGATCCTCGACGCGGGCACGACCGTCGCCCGCCTCGCCGGGGCCCTCCCGCTGGAGACGTCGCTCACCGTCGTGACGCACAGCCTCCCCATCGCGGCCCGCCTCGCCGACCACCCCGGCATCCAGCTCCATCTCATCGGCGGCCGCGTCCGGCACCGTACGCGCGCGGCGGTCGACGCCTGGGCGCTGCGGGCGTACGGGGAGATCCGCGCGGACGTGGTCTTCCTCGCCGCGAACGGCTTCTCCGCCGAGCACGGCCTGACCACCCCGGACCTCGCCGAGGCCGCCGTGAAGCGCGCCGCGCTCGCCGCCGCGCGCCGCGTGGTGCTGCTCGCCGACTCCGCGAAGCACGGCCAGGAGCACTTCGCGCGCTTCGGCGACCTCGGTGAAGTGGACCTCCTGATCACCGACAGCGGGCTGAGCCCCGAAGACGCCACCGCCATCGAGCGCGGCGGCACGGAAGTGCTCTGTGTCTAG
- a CDS encoding MFS transporter encodes MTAAFMDLVDVTIVNIAIPSIQRDAGATFSQIQWITAGYALAFAAGLITGGRLGDIHGRKRLFLIGIGGFTLASALCGFAVNPDMLVASRILQGAMAALMVPQVLSIVHATFPAHERGKVFGLFGAIVGLGAVSGPLFGALLTEWNLFGLEWRPIFLINLPVGIAGLILGRKFITESKAPRALKLDLVGVALVTLGLLMLLYPLIRGRELGWPTWGYVSMGGAVVVFGALVAYEKRKTARDGSPLVELSLFKVKSFAAGIAVQTVFGIGLGIFFLVWTLYMQTGLGWSPLRAGLTGVPFSIAVSLAAGLSVQKLVPRFGRKVLQAGALTMAAGVLLYIWESERYGMSIASWQMALPLVVMGVGMGLIVAPLTEAVLSEVPREHSGSASGLINTVQQMGNALGLALVSVVFFGAMSDHLSPAGTGPAFVDAFQQALVWVAVVMAVIFLLMFALPKRPAQHVEGAEAMETAPVVPALDTKEQEPELVG; translated from the coding sequence ATGACGGCCGCCTTCATGGACCTGGTCGACGTGACGATCGTGAACATCGCGATCCCGTCGATCCAGCGGGACGCGGGTGCGACCTTCAGCCAGATCCAATGGATCACGGCCGGCTACGCGCTCGCCTTCGCCGCGGGCCTGATCACCGGCGGACGGCTCGGCGACATCCACGGCCGCAAGCGGCTCTTCCTCATCGGCATCGGCGGCTTCACCCTCGCGTCCGCGCTCTGCGGCTTCGCGGTGAACCCGGACATGCTCGTCGCGTCCCGCATCCTCCAGGGCGCGATGGCCGCGCTGATGGTCCCGCAGGTCCTGTCGATCGTGCACGCCACGTTCCCCGCGCACGAACGCGGCAAGGTCTTCGGCCTGTTCGGCGCGATCGTGGGCCTGGGCGCGGTCTCAGGACCCCTCTTCGGCGCGCTGCTCACGGAGTGGAACCTGTTCGGCCTGGAGTGGCGGCCGATCTTCCTCATCAACCTGCCGGTGGGCATCGCGGGCCTGATCCTCGGCCGGAAGTTCATCACCGAGTCCAAGGCCCCGCGGGCCCTGAAGCTCGACCTCGTCGGCGTCGCCCTGGTCACCCTCGGTCTGCTGATGCTGCTCTACCCGCTCATCCGCGGCCGCGAGCTGGGCTGGCCGACCTGGGGATACGTCTCGATGGGCGGCGCCGTCGTCGTCTTCGGCGCGCTGGTGGCGTACGAGAAGCGCAAGACGGCGCGTGACGGGTCGCCGCTCGTCGAACTCTCCCTGTTCAAGGTGAAGAGCTTCGCGGCGGGCATCGCCGTCCAGACCGTCTTCGGGATCGGCCTCGGCATCTTCTTCCTGGTCTGGACGCTCTACATGCAGACCGGCCTCGGCTGGAGCCCGCTGCGGGCCGGCCTGACGGGCGTGCCCTTCTCGATCGCGGTGTCGCTGGCGGCCGGCCTCTCGGTGCAGAAGCTGGTGCCGCGCTTCGGCCGGAAGGTGCTCCAGGCGGGCGCCCTCACCATGGCCGCCGGTGTCCTGCTCTACATCTGGGAGTCCGAGCGGTACGGCATGTCCATCGCCTCCTGGCAGATGGCCCTTCCGCTGGTCGTCATGGGTGTGGGCATGGGCCTGATCGTCGCCCCGCTGACGGAGGCGGTCCTCTCCGAGGTGCCGCGCGAGCACTCCGGCTCGGCGTCCGGCCTGATCAACACCGTCCAGCAGATGGGCAACGCCCTCGGCCTCGCGCTGGTCTCCGTCGTCTTCTTCGGCGCGATGTCCGACCACCTGTCACCGGCCGGGACGGGCCCCGCCTTCGTCGACGCCTTCCAGCAGGCGCTGGTCTGGGTCGCCGTGGTCATGGCGGTCATCTTCCTCCTGATGTTCGCCCTCCCGAAGCGCCCCGCCCAGCACGTGGAGGGAGCGGAGGCCATGGAGACCGCGCCCGTCGTGCCCGCCCTGGACACCAAGGAGCAGGAGCCCGAACTCGTCGGCTGA
- a CDS encoding M6 family metalloprotease domain-containing protein: MQPTSRRIRPRRRTAALFSVTALTLAVSTSAGSGHPTAGSTSAAGPVAPAAGTSPLGPCLISGASGVQMSEGIPTPTGYARSTGAVRALNLMVDFSDAPGQGKALDRFGEFFPQTTDWFRTSSYGRLDYRPQAPIGDWLRMPKPFKEYGIERGAPFDPGYRELVQDIVSTADPKVNFQDYDLLNVLITPNAGPSALDTVLSVTFAGNTEAPVADGVPVANASFVYSRQDDGSGTYAETGYRVLPHENGHVFGLPDLYTQDGGGAVGHWDIMSEDWGADNDLLGWHKWKLGWLDDSQVGCVASPGTTEHVLTPLAEPGTGGKLVFIPLDSKTGYAVELRTQAGNDESVCKAGVLVYKVNADVDTGHGPISVVDSTKDSGGCTRSPNVHAELSDAPFSPGQYFKDLRAGIRITIAGTDPKGNHRVYVTRGPL; this comes from the coding sequence ATGCAGCCGACCAGCCGTCGGATACGCCCGCGCCGCCGCACCGCAGCCCTCTTCTCGGTCACCGCCCTCACCCTGGCGGTCAGCACGTCCGCCGGGTCCGGACATCCGACGGCCGGCTCGACCTCGGCGGCGGGCCCGGTGGCACCGGCGGCCGGGACCTCCCCGCTCGGCCCCTGCCTGATCAGCGGCGCGAGTGGCGTGCAGATGTCGGAAGGCATCCCCACCCCCACCGGATACGCCCGCTCCACCGGCGCCGTCCGCGCCCTGAACCTGATGGTCGACTTCTCCGACGCGCCCGGGCAGGGCAAGGCGCTCGACCGCTTCGGCGAGTTCTTCCCGCAGACCACCGACTGGTTCCGCACCAGTTCGTACGGCCGCCTCGACTACCGCCCGCAGGCACCGATAGGTGACTGGCTGCGGATGCCCAAGCCCTTCAAGGAGTACGGGATAGAACGCGGCGCCCCCTTCGATCCCGGCTACCGCGAGCTGGTCCAGGACATCGTGAGCACCGCGGACCCGAAGGTGAACTTCCAGGACTACGACCTGCTGAACGTCCTGATCACCCCGAACGCCGGCCCCTCCGCCCTGGACACGGTCCTGTCCGTCACCTTCGCCGGCAACACCGAGGCACCGGTCGCGGACGGGGTGCCCGTCGCCAACGCGTCCTTCGTCTACAGCCGCCAGGACGACGGGTCCGGCACGTACGCCGAGACCGGCTACCGCGTACTCCCCCATGAGAACGGCCATGTCTTCGGACTGCCCGACCTCTACACCCAGGACGGCGGCGGCGCGGTCGGGCACTGGGACATCATGAGCGAGGACTGGGGGGCCGACAACGACCTGCTGGGCTGGCACAAGTGGAAGCTCGGCTGGCTCGACGACTCCCAGGTCGGCTGCGTGGCCTCACCCGGCACGACCGAGCACGTGCTGACCCCGCTGGCCGAGCCCGGCACCGGCGGCAAACTGGTCTTCATACCACTCGACTCGAAGACGGGGTACGCGGTCGAACTGCGCACCCAGGCGGGCAACGACGAGTCGGTCTGCAAGGCGGGCGTGCTGGTCTACAAGGTGAACGCGGACGTCGACACCGGCCACGGCCCGATCTCGGTGGTCGACTCCACGAAGGACAGCGGCGGCTGCACCCGCAGCCCGAACGTCCACGCCGAACTCTCCGACGCCCCCTTCTCCCCCGGCCAGTACTTCAAGGACCTCCGGGCCGGCATCCGCATCACGATCGCGGGCACCGACCCCAAGGGCAACCACCGCGTGTACGTGACCCGCGGCCCCCTCTAG
- a CDS encoding MarR family winged helix-turn-helix transcriptional regulator, translating into MNTASADEPRWLSDEEQRTWRAFMHATTLLEDHLDRQLQRDAGMPHIYYGLLVQLVEAPRRRLRMTELAMKAKITRSRLSHAIARLEKNGWVRREDCPSDKRGQFAVLTDEGYAVLERIAPGHVAAVRQALFDRLTPEQQKALGEAMLLIAEGLQPEGAGADLPWLR; encoded by the coding sequence ATGAACACCGCATCCGCTGACGAGCCGCGCTGGCTCAGTGACGAGGAACAGCGCACCTGGCGTGCGTTCATGCACGCGACCACGCTTCTTGAGGACCATCTCGACCGCCAGCTGCAGCGTGACGCGGGCATGCCGCACATCTACTACGGCCTGCTCGTGCAACTGGTCGAGGCGCCGCGTCGACGACTGCGGATGACCGAGCTGGCGATGAAGGCGAAGATCACCCGGTCTCGGCTCTCGCACGCGATCGCTCGGCTGGAGAAAAACGGGTGGGTGCGGCGGGAGGACTGCCCCTCGGACAAGCGGGGGCAGTTCGCCGTCCTGACGGACGAGGGGTACGCGGTTCTTGAGCGGATCGCTCCCGGGCATGTGGCCGCGGTTCGGCAGGCGCTGTTCGACCGGCTCACTCCCGAGCAGCAGAAGGCGCTCGGGGAGGCGATGCTGCTCATCGCGGAGGGGCTTCAGCCGGAGGGGGCCGGGGCGGATCTTCCCTGGCTACGCTAG